The sequence below is a genomic window from Thalassomonas haliotis.
GCATGAGTTCTGGCAACGGGATTTTACCGGCGCCAACGGTTTGTTCTCTTTTGTGCTCAATAAGGGCAATCAGGCGGCATTAACGGCGTTGCTTGACGGTATGGAGCATTTTAAAATGGGTTATTCCTGGGGCGGTTTTGAAAGCCTTATTCTTGGCGTAAACAGCATCGGCTCTATGCGTACGGCTACTCAGTGGCCGTACCGGTATCCTTTGATACGTTTGCATGTCGGCCTGGAAGATGTCGATGACTTAATCGAAGATTTGGCAAAAGGTTTTCAGCGTTTTAATCAGGTATTAACAAGCTAGCAGACCTTACCATAAAAAGGGAGCCGAATGAGGCTCCCTTTTTTGTTGTTAACGCGGGCTAAAAAGCACGTTTAAAGGCTTTGTCGATAAAGGCGCGGGTTTCATCCGAGACTTCACGTTTGAGTATGTCCGCCAGGGTTGCCACCAGCCGGTGGATTTGCGCTTCTGTCAGGTGGTTGGTTATGCCCAGGCGCAAACCGGTTTTATTTTTTGAGACCGAAGGATAACAGACCGCAGAGGCATAAAAACCTTGCTCCAGCAAAGCCTTGGTCACATTATTGGTGGTTTGCTGTTTGCCCAGGCCAATATAACGAATGGGGGTATCATTGTTGGCAATCAAGGGGATCTGGTATTGCCGGCATAAGCGGTTAAACAGTTTGATTTTTGCCATCAAGCTTTGCTGTAGTTTACTGATGGTGCCGTCGAGGTGTAATTTAGCTGAGGCGACCGCAGTGCCTAATACCGGCGGTGCTATCGGGCTGCCCCAGTAGAAAGGTCCGCCAAGCAGACGTACCTGATCCCGGGTTTGCTGATCCGGAAATACCACGCAACCGCCACTGCCGCCAAAGGCTTTAGTGAAGGAATGGGAAACTATCATGCGCGGGTGTCGGCCCTGCTCCAGGGCGTAACCCTGGCCGTTTTCTCCGGTCCAGCTGGTGCCGTGGGCATCGTCAACATAAAGGTGAAGTCTGGGGTGGCGATCTAACATGGCTAGCAGCTCAGGTATGGGGGCATAGTCGCCGTACATGGAATAGAGGCCGTCGATCAGGTACCAGATGTCTTGCTCCGGATGGGCAAAGATCTCCTGCTCCAGTTGCTCCAGGGCGTTATGGCGGATGGTTTTGCTGCTGATCCCCCGGTTTGCCAGGTAGTCGGCGCTCATGCGCAGGCAATGGTGTGACTGGATATCCAGCACCAGGTGGCTGTTGTCTTTGACCAGTATCGGCAAAGTGGCAATATGTCCTATGGTGGTGCTGAGGTTGGCCAGTGTTGGCGCCTGGAAAATCTGCGACAGCAAGTCTTCCAGTTCATCATACAAAGGGCATTGGGCAAAAGCCCGGCAGGAAGAGTACTGGGTGCCGAATTTCCTGGCGGCATCCGCGGAGGCTTGTACCAGCCTGGGGTCGAGTTCCAGTCCCAGATATGAACACGAAGACAGGTTGATCACAGGTTTACCTTTGAGGTTAAACCTGCCTTCGCTAAATTGTTCGTCGTCCGGGGTTATAAAGAACAGGCCTTGATCTATTGCTGCCTGACCACTTTGCTTCATGGTTTTTAACTGAGCTTCATACTTCGTCAGCATAATATTTTATCCTTAAAACTACTGAATATTTTTGTTATTTTGCTTAGCTATTATCACCGGATAAGTTCTCTAGGGCAATGCCTGGCTCTGGAAGGCTTTTTTATTCCGGTGTGCCCTGAGGCGGGGGATTGTTTCGGGTAAATAAAAAGGGCGTATAAAACGCCCTTGGTAAGTCTTGCTTGAACCGGTTTTCGGTTAGTTTTTACCCAGCAAGGTAAAGATTTTCTTGGCGATATCGGTATTATCCTGTAAGCCGTTAAACAGCTCGCTTTGTTGGCCAAAAGCATACACAGGTACATCGATGCCGGTATGGCCGTCTGAGGTCCAGCCGGTATTGGTGCGTTTGTCGAGCAAGTGTTTTACACTGGTTGCCAATACCCAGACAACCTCTTTAGGCTTGCTGAGATCTTCTGCCTTACCGGCCGCCTTGGCTGCCTCATAGCTTTTAACTTCGGCCTCGGCATTGGCTTTGTCCCGTTGCAGCTGTGCCAGTTCAACATCGGTTAAGGCAAAATTAAACAGTTTTTTGGCGAAAGCTTTGTTGATGTCTTTTTCGCTGAGTTTTTCCGCTATGGTTTCCGGCGACATGATCATAGTGTGCAGTACGTCCGGGCGCCAGGCGTATTCACCATTAGCGCCGATAGTGAAACCGCCGGTGCTGTGATCCGCCGTTAATACCACCAGGGTATTGGGATTTTTTGCAACATAGCTTTCCAAAAACTCCAGGGTTTTGGCCAGGTCGTCCATTTCCGCCATAGCGGCGGCAATGTCATTGCTGTGTCCGCCCCAGTCTACCTGGCTGGCTTCAATCAGCATAAAGTAGCCGTTTTTATTTTCTAACTGGCCGGTTGCGGCCTTGGCCATAGCCGATAACCTGTGTTTATTGCTGTCATCAAGGGCCCAGGGCAGGCCGCCGTTGGCGAACAGGCCGAGTACCGGCTGGTTTTTTGGTAAATCGCTTAACTGGTCGTAGCTGTCGAGGTAATGAAAACCTGCCTGCTTAAATTCGTTGACCAGGTGGCGGTCATCGCGGATAAAGTGCTTCCAGCCGCCGCCGAGCATAAGGTCGGCTTTGAACTGGCCGTTAACTTTGTTGTCGACATAACTGTCGGCTATTTCATCATAGTTGCGGCGGCTTTCATTATGGCTCAGGTAAGAGGCCGGGGTGGCGTGGTTGATGCGCGAGGTGACAACAACACCGGTTTTTTTACCTTGTTTTTTCGCCCATACCAGTACGCTTTCCAGCGGTTTTTTGTCAACGTCGACGCCGATGGCGCCGTTATAGGTTTTTGTGCCCGTGGCCAGGGCGGTGGCGCCGGCGGCCGAGTCGGTAACATAACCGGAAACCCGTGCCGGATAGGTGCTGCTCATGCCGACTAAGTGGCGGTCGAATACGGTTTGTTCAACGGCCCGGGTGTCGGGATCATCATGAAAATAACGATAGGCGCTGGTGTATGCCGGCCCCATGCCGTCGGCGACTATCATGATGACATTTTCCGGGGCGGTTGTTTTGGCATAAGAGACTGAACTTATACAGAGAAAAAGTGTAGATAATACGCGTTTCATATACTTTCCTGAGGTTATTAAGCGAATATAAGCCGTTATGGCTGTTTGTTATTGTACTGTGCTTGTTTCATTGTTACTTGTAATAAGCACTTGTAATAAGCACTTATAGATTAGCTACTTGTATATTAACGGGCCCTAAGCGGACCCGGTGTTGTTTATTTGTTGGCAGCCGCTGGCAATTCCAGATCAACCCAAACCAGGCGGTGATCCGACGATGCCTGGCGGTCTTTGATCAAACGGTAGGTTTCATCATCTGCCTTGGGCCAGAATACGCCGGAGTCTTTAATTTTCCAGCCGAAAGAAGAAGGCAGCACATAATCGGCGCGCATTCCCCAGTAGGCGGTATGATGTTTGCCGTGGGGATTGCCTTGGGTATATTCTGCTGCGCCGGCGCTTTCGGGGTGGGGATCTTGCACTTGTTCGCTGCTGAGCAGGGCTTGGATGCCGGAATTGATGGCGTCGCCTTCGACACTGGAGGCATTTTGATCTCCCATGATCACAAACGGCTCGTGGCTTTGGTATCCGCCTTTAACGGCGTTATCGTCATAGATATAGCCGCCTTTACCCGGGGTGATGTAGTCAAGCCAGAAACGGATTTCGTCATGGTTGCGTTTGCCGTTGCGATCTTCCGGGCCGTCAAAGACCGGCGGGGTCGGGTGGCTTGCCAATACATGTATGGTTTGGCCGTTGACGCTCACCGGTACGTCCCAATGGGATTTGGAAGATAAGCGCATTTGCTGCCAGGCATCAGTATTGTACCAGGGCTTGCCGGTTTCTGGGTCTACCGGTTGCAGCGCTCCCGGCATATCCTGCCACTTAAAGTGCTGAAAGGTTCTGATCTGCTCATGCGAGATCGGATGTTTGGATAATAACGCCATGGCAAAATGGCCGGGGAAAAAGCCAAAGCCGTAGGTATCGGCCGGGGATTCGCCGCTTTGACCATTGTTATTTAAATCAAAAGGGGCGGCTACGCCGGTATTTACCGGTCCCTGGAAAAAGTAAGGGAAGTTTTGCGGTGCTTGCCCCTGCTGGCTTTTGCCCAGGTAGTTTTGTAAAAATGTTTTCAGGGCCTGGTGCGAGTCATCGCGGCGGTCGAATTCATTGAGCAGGATAATATCCGGGTTGATACGCTGGATAATTTCGGCAATATTGCGGATTTGCTGATGATTAGCGGCCAGGGAATGCGCCAGTTCATCACCTTTTACCTGTGGTGCCTGTCCCTTTACGTGAGGCAGATAATTTAATGCTTCCATGCTGACATTAAAGGTGGCGATACGCACCTTGGTTTTTTGTTTGCTTATGGCGGTTTCTTGGCTCACGGCTGATTGTTTGCTCACGGCTGTTTTTTCGCTCACGGCTGTTGGCTTATTGATGCTAGTTCCCTCACAGGCAGTTAACAGCATTAAGGGTAACATTAAATAGCGTTTCATTTTACTTCCTAAAATTAATCGATTAATCCGCAGCCGCGCAAGATGATGTCGGTAAGAAATTGTGTGACATGGCTAATATCGTCTTCTTCGTAATCGGCGCGGTTCATGATCTGCAGGATCTGGGTTTCAAAGTCGGCATAGTGCTGGGTGGAAGACCAGATCAGGAAAATCAGGTTAACCGGGTCAACATTTTTCATTTCACCGTTATCTATCCATTGCTGGAACAATTTGGCTTTTTCCCTGACCCACTGGCGCTGGTAGGTGCGGGTGAACTCTTTTAAGTGTTGTGCCCCCTGGATGATTTCCATGGCGTATATCTTGGAAGCGCCGGGGTGCTCAAACGAGACTTTTACTTTGGCGGCGATAAACTTCTCAATCGCCACTTTGGGGCCATGCTCGGGATCGATATCGCCAATGGCCTGGTCCCACATATTCAGGGTTCTTTCCAGTACCGCGTGGTAAATGTTTTCTTTGTTTTTAAAGTAATACAGGATATTGGCTTTGGGCAGGCCGGAGCGGTCGGCAATCGACTGCACCGTGGCGCCGCGGTAACCTTGTAAGATAAACTCTTCCTGGGCGGCGGTGATGATTTTCAGCTCACTTTCAGCCCTGATCCTTCCCTGTTTATTAGGCTTTTTTGTTTCATTCATCAGGTTGATTACTCATGTTGTAAATTTTTGTTTTTATTATGGCTGCTGTGTTTTACCAGCGAAATGTTTCACTGTCACTATCGGCTATTCTATTTTTATTGACCATCAGGTCAAGGCGGCTTTGTTCTTTTATTGTTATTTATGCATTTATACTCGATAAACTTGCATAATTTACTTGATATGGTTCAAGTATAACAGGGGAAAAGCTCTAGTTTTAATCGAAATAAATTTCAACCTTAGTAAAACAATGGATTTGTTTACTGCCAGATAAAGGTTTTACATTTTTTTGATTTAGACTATTCACTTGGTTGGTTAATTCATCTATGCATACTTCTTCTTAAAATGGGTCTTTGTGGCTAAATGTAGATATAAGCTGACCATATGGTCAGGAAAATAATGGCTTTTTTTGGACTGGTTGTTTTTTGCTCTTGTGAAAATTAGAAAAAAATTTAAATGAAGAGGGAACTTTGCTTGAACGGTGAGATGTAATTTTAAGTATATGATATAAAGTTGTTTTATGTGTTTCACTCTTGCTTGAAACACTTTTTTAATAATTGTTCAAAGTTAATTTTTTGTATGTTTCTTAAAAAATGTAATGAAATCGTAAAGAAACTCTGGTCTAATTTCACCGGTAAAAAATTATAAGTTAGAAGTAATATTTTTTGTTGATAGGGACGATTCATTAAAAAATAGAGCTTTTATAGAAAAGTACCAGACAAAAAATATATAACTACACACTAAGGAAAACTAGATGAAACCATATCGTCTTTCGCGTATTACAGGCGCGTTAGTTATCGCCCTTGGGCTTTCAACATCTGCTATGGCGGCAGAAACCTCGTCGTCGATGCGTGGTAAAATTGTTGGTCCACAAGGTAATGATGCAGCAAATGTTAAAATCACTGTATTGCACCAACCATCCGGCACAGTAAGTGAATTCATGACCAATGACAGTGGTGTATTCATTGCCAAAGGTTTAAGAGTTGGTGGTCCGTACACTGTGTATATCGATTCCGATAAGCACCAGGATACTGCATTAGAACAGATTTTCTTAACCTTGGGTGATACCTACCGTTTAAACACTCAACTTGAGCCTCAAGTGGAAGTTGAGCGTATTGCCGTAACCGGTCATCGTTTTACGCAAGACGTAGGTGGTTCTAACAGCGTTTTTGGCGCTGATGCTATTACCAATACTCCAAGCTTTAACCGCGACGTTAAAGATATTGCCCGTATGAATCCGTTAGTTACCATTAAAGGTGACGGTGAAATGAGTATTGCCGGTGGTAACCCGCGTACTAACAGCTTTACCGTAGACGGTATCGGCCAGAGCGATGACTTTGGTGTTGAATTTAGCGGTTATCCAACCGAGCAACCACCGGTTTCATTAGATGCCCTTGAGCAGATCTCTGTTGATTCTTCTCCGTTTACCGCGAAAAAAGGTAACTTTGGTGGCGGTACCATCAATGCGGTAACCAAGTCTGGTACCAATGAATTTAAATTCTCTGGTTTTTTTGAAACCTCGACTCCGAGCATGGCAGGTGATGCCGAGCAAATCGACCAGGTTTTCGAAGTTGTAGAGTATGATGATGGTTCAACGAGAACCTTCCCTGTACTTGATGAAAACGGCCACAGAACGTTTGAAAAAAGAAAAATTGAGCCTACTGAAACCGAAAAAAGGTTTGGTTTTAACGTTGGCGGTCCGGTACTGGAAGATAAGTTATTCTTCTTCGTAAACTATAACAACTGGTCTAAGACCACAGAAATGGATTACGGCTTTAAGGACAGCGGTGCAACCCACGAATATGAAGTTACCCAAGCCCAATATGACAACTTCACTCGGATTTTAAACGACACTTATGGTCTTCAAGACTCATTAGGTGGCGATCCGGAAAATACCAGTGAAAGTTTATTGACTAAACTGAGCTGGAACATCAATGATGCTCACCGTGTTGATTTTACTCACCAATGGCAAAATGATGAGTCTGAACGTGGCGCGGGTACTGGCGGTAGCACAGTTTCTTTAAACTCTAACCGTTATGACTATATTACCAAGCTCAATAACTTTGCTGCTAAGTTTTATTCTGACTGGACCGACAATTTTACCACTGAAGTCGGTATCAGCTATAAAGATGTTACTTCAAACAGTAAAACGCGTTCTGATTTCGGTGAAATTTCTGTAGATGCCGATAGCGAATCACGTGGTCCTGGCTTTGTCTTTGGTACCGATGTAAAAAGACATGCCAATGCTTCTGAGACACAAACTTTTGTCTTGTCTGTTGATGCTACTTACCTGTTGGGCGAGCATGAAATTGATTTTGGTGCTCAATATGAACGCTTACGTTTATATAACCTGTTTGCAGAAAACTCTTTAGGTAGCTGGAATTTCGATACCATCGATATGTTCGAAGAGCGTAGAATCGGCAGTTATGATTTCTCTTACGCCAATGCCTATACCAATAATTCAGGCGACACCGCTTATGATGCATCAAGAAAGCAATTTTCACTTTATGTAGAAGATACTTTCTATTTAACTGATGATATTGAAGTGAGTGCCGGTGTACGTTATGAGCGTTTAGCGTCTTCTGACAAGCCGACCCTGAATGAAAACTTCAAGGAAACTTACGGTTACGATAACACCGAAAACCTTGATGGTTTAGATATTATCCTGCCTCGCTTAAACCTGACCTGGTATGCCACCGATGATTTAACGGTACGTGCCGGTGTTGGCCGTTTCCAGGGTGGGGTACCAAATGTTTGGTATAACAACCCGTTCCAGAATGACGGTATTACTTTAGTTGCCGCGCAAAATAGCGTGATTAATGATTATTATGCTAACAATACCGTTGATTTCCAGAAAATTCCTGATGAAATTAAAAACTCATTGGTTGCAGGCGAAGGTAGCGTAACTTATACCGATCCTAACTTTAAGTTGCCATCTAGCTGGCGTGCATCTGTTGGCTTTGACTACACCTTCGATATGCCTTACTTAGGTGAAGGCTTCAAGTGGACCAACGAATTGATGTACCACAAAAAAGTAGATGAAGCCACTTGGTTGAACACTTCTTTGGTAAAATCTGATGTAGCTGCCGATGGCGAGCGTATTATCTATGAAAGCAGATATGATAACGATAACTACGATATCATGATGACCAATGCTAAAGAAGATGGCCGTTCCGTTATCTTTAGTACCTCTCTTGCAAAAGCCTGGGATAATGGCGTTAACCTGACCATGAGTTATGCCCATCAGGATATTGAAGAAAACCATGTTGGTTCAGCTTCGGTTGCCAGAAGTAACTACAAGCACAATATCATTAAAAACCGTAACCAGGATATGGCTGCTCGCGGTAGTTATGAAATTGAGCATAGCTTCAAAATTAACTTAGGCTATAGCACTGAATTCTTCGAAGGCTATGCTACACGTTTTGATATGTTTTTCGAACGTCGCTCAGGTCGTCCGTATAGCTGGGTAATGGGTATGTTCAGGGACGGTGATTTAGGTGACGGTTCTGATTTCTACACGCAATCAGCTTACTTGCCTTATATCCCAACAGGTGCCGATGATCCTAATGTAGACTGGGATGAGTCTGGTTTAAGCTGGGATGAGTTGGAAGTATTACTTGATCAAGCGGGCATCTCTGCTCGTGGTGAAATCTTAGACCGTAATACCGGCACTCAGCCTTGGGTTACCACTTTAGATATCAGTATCAAGCAGGAAATTCCAGGGTTTGCTGAAGGTCACAAAGGTCAAATTTACTTTATGATCGACAACTTTGCCAACCTGCTTAACGACGATTGGGGAATCGATAAAAACATGCGCTACCCTAACCAGGCCATTTATGATTTTGGTGGCTTAGAAGACGGTAAGTATGTGATTGATGCGCGTTATCAAGGCGCCGATACCCGTAATTACAGTGAAGTTGATGAAAATACTTCCATCTGGCAAGCTAAGGTTGGTATCACCTACAAATTCTAATGAAAAAATTCTTTAACTTTAAAGAATGTAATCATTAAGTTAAAAAAACCTGTCGGTATTGTACCGACAGGTTTTTTTTTGCCTGCCGTTTAGGTTATTTCTCCCTAGAACAATAAATTAACTGCAATATCACTTGTTTGCGAATATTTCTTTGCGATAAAATAAGTTGAACACGTGGTCAGTTTTTAGACGATTGTTGACACTTGTGTC
It includes:
- a CDS encoding endonuclease/exonuclease/phosphatase family protein — its product is MKRYLMLPLMLLTACEGTSINKPTAVSEKTAVSKQSAVSQETAISKQKTKVRIATFNVSMEALNYLPHVKGQAPQVKGDELAHSLAANHQQIRNIAEIIQRINPDIILLNEFDRRDDSHQALKTFLQNYLGKSQQGQAPQNFPYFFQGPVNTGVAAPFDLNNNGQSGESPADTYGFGFFPGHFAMALLSKHPISHEQIRTFQHFKWQDMPGALQPVDPETGKPWYNTDAWQQMRLSSKSHWDVPVSVNGQTIHVLASHPTPPVFDGPEDRNGKRNHDEIRFWLDYITPGKGGYIYDDNAVKGGYQSHEPFVIMGDQNASSVEGDAINSGIQALLSSEQVQDPHPESAGAAEYTQGNPHGKHHTAYWGMRADYVLPSSFGWKIKDSGVFWPKADDETYRLIKDRQASSDHRLVWVDLELPAAANK
- a CDS encoding TonB-dependent receptor, with the protein product MKPYRLSRITGALVIALGLSTSAMAAETSSSMRGKIVGPQGNDAANVKITVLHQPSGTVSEFMTNDSGVFIAKGLRVGGPYTVYIDSDKHQDTALEQIFLTLGDTYRLNTQLEPQVEVERIAVTGHRFTQDVGGSNSVFGADAITNTPSFNRDVKDIARMNPLVTIKGDGEMSIAGGNPRTNSFTVDGIGQSDDFGVEFSGYPTEQPPVSLDALEQISVDSSPFTAKKGNFGGGTINAVTKSGTNEFKFSGFFETSTPSMAGDAEQIDQVFEVVEYDDGSTRTFPVLDENGHRTFEKRKIEPTETEKRFGFNVGGPVLEDKLFFFVNYNNWSKTTEMDYGFKDSGATHEYEVTQAQYDNFTRILNDTYGLQDSLGGDPENTSESLLTKLSWNINDAHRVDFTHQWQNDESERGAGTGGSTVSLNSNRYDYITKLNNFAAKFYSDWTDNFTTEVGISYKDVTSNSKTRSDFGEISVDADSESRGPGFVFGTDVKRHANASETQTFVLSVDATYLLGEHEIDFGAQYERLRLYNLFAENSLGSWNFDTIDMFEERRIGSYDFSYANAYTNNSGDTAYDASRKQFSLYVEDTFYLTDDIEVSAGVRYERLASSDKPTLNENFKETYGYDNTENLDGLDIILPRLNLTWYATDDLTVRAGVGRFQGGVPNVWYNNPFQNDGITLVAAQNSVINDYYANNTVDFQKIPDEIKNSLVAGEGSVTYTDPNFKLPSSWRASVGFDYTFDMPYLGEGFKWTNELMYHKKVDEATWLNTSLVKSDVAADGERIIYESRYDNDNYDIMMTNAKEDGRSVIFSTSLAKAWDNGVNLTMSYAHQDIEENHVGSASVARSNYKHNIIKNRNQDMAARGSYEIEHSFKINLGYSTEFFEGYATRFDMFFERRSGRPYSWVMGMFRDGDLGDGSDFYTQSAYLPYIPTGADDPNVDWDESGLSWDELEVLLDQAGISARGEILDRNTGTQPWVTTLDISIKQEIPGFAEGHKGQIYFMIDNFANLLNDDWGIDKNMRYPNQAIYDFGGLEDGKYVIDARYQGADTRNYSEVDENTSIWQAKVGITYKF
- a CDS encoding alkaline phosphatase, encoding MKRVLSTLFLCISSVSYAKTTAPENVIMIVADGMGPAYTSAYRYFHDDPDTRAVEQTVFDRHLVGMSSTYPARVSGYVTDSAAGATALATGTKTYNGAIGVDVDKKPLESVLVWAKKQGKKTGVVVTSRINHATPASYLSHNESRRNYDEIADSYVDNKVNGQFKADLMLGGGWKHFIRDDRHLVNEFKQAGFHYLDSYDQLSDLPKNQPVLGLFANGGLPWALDDSNKHRLSAMAKAATGQLENKNGYFMLIEASQVDWGGHSNDIAAAMAEMDDLAKTLEFLESYVAKNPNTLVVLTADHSTGGFTIGANGEYAWRPDVLHTMIMSPETIAEKLSEKDINKAFAKKLFNFALTDVELAQLQRDKANAEAEVKSYEAAKAAGKAEDLSKPKEVVWVLATSVKHLLDKRTNTGWTSDGHTGIDVPVYAFGQQSELFNGLQDNTDIAKKIFTLLGKN
- a CDS encoding aminotransferase class I/II-fold pyridoxal phosphate-dependent enzyme, translated to MLTKYEAQLKTMKQSGQAAIDQGLFFITPDDEQFSEGRFNLKGKPVINLSSCSYLGLELDPRLVQASADAARKFGTQYSSCRAFAQCPLYDELEDLLSQIFQAPTLANLSTTIGHIATLPILVKDNSHLVLDIQSHHCLRMSADYLANRGISSKTIRHNALEQLEQEIFAHPEQDIWYLIDGLYSMYGDYAPIPELLAMLDRHPRLHLYVDDAHGTSWTGENGQGYALEQGRHPRMIVSHSFTKAFGGSGGCVVFPDQQTRDQVRLLGGPFYWGSPIAPPVLGTAVASAKLHLDGTISKLQQSLMAKIKLFNRLCRQYQIPLIANNDTPIRYIGLGKQQTTNNVTKALLEQGFYASAVCYPSVSKNKTGLRLGITNHLTEAQIHRLVATLADILKREVSDETRAFIDKAFKRAF
- a CDS encoding TetR/AcrR family transcriptional regulator, which produces MNETKKPNKQGRIRAESELKIITAAQEEFILQGYRGATVQSIADRSGLPKANILYYFKNKENIYHAVLERTLNMWDQAIGDIDPEHGPKVAIEKFIAAKVKVSFEHPGASKIYAMEIIQGAQHLKEFTRTYQRQWVREKAKLFQQWIDNGEMKNVDPVNLIFLIWSSTQHYADFETQILQIMNRADYEEDDISHVTQFLTDIILRGCGLID